The window AACGTCTAAATTGGCTATTTTTAGTCCGTTGTCGAGTGTTGCTAGTGTTCTCATACCTAAATCGATTCCGACGAATTCTTTTGTTTTAGGAAATTCTGGCATTTCATTTTCGATGTTAAATACGGCATAATATTTTCCATTTTCTATTTTAATTGTCAAATTATTGATTTTAACTTTTTTTAATTTTTCACGATATTTTTTACTTGTCCTGTAATACACCTCCCCTAATTTTGGTAAAATAATTGTATGAGGTTTAATTTTTATATTGCCATTGTTTTGTATTCTGAATGCTTTTTTATCATGTTTTTTNNNNNNNNNNNNNNNNNNNNNNNNNNNNNNNNNNNNNNNNNNNNNNNNNNAATCATGTTCTTTTTTGAGCATATTTAACATGGTGTTAAAAGTGGTCATGTTGCACTTCAGCTTACTGTAACCATGGAATTTGAATAATTTATAGGTTTTTTGATAGTATTCTAAGAGTTTATTCCATGTAAATCTGGAATTACCTATATTCTGATTAATTTTAATCATCATATCCTCATCCGGATACAACCTAACCTTCAAACCCTGATTAACACATTTCATAAACACTTAAACCTCAAGAGACAATTTTAAAATTAATATAAAGTAATTTAAATAATAAATAATATATAAAGAAATAGAGAGAGCATTTGAAAACTAATATCTTCAGATGCCTTTTTGTGAAATTCATCCCCAACCTTAAAGAAAATCTAAAAACAAGAAGAAGTATCAGAAAATTTAAAGACGAACAGATTACTGACGAAGAGTTAAAAACAATTTTGGAAGCCGGAACCTATGCCCCAACAGGACAAGGTCTTCAATCACCTAAAATTGTTGTAATTCAAAATCCGGAAACCATTAAAGAATTTTCAGCATGGAACAGAAGCTATTTCCCGATAGATGTTCCAGAGGACATGGATCCGTTTTACGGAGTAAAAACATTACTGATTGTGCTGGCCGACAGTGAACGTCCAACATATGTTGAAGACGGTTCAAGCGTATTGGCAGTTCTAGTCAATGCAGCTCATGCAGTTGGCGTTGGTTCATGTTGGATTCACAGAGCACGTGAAGAATTTGCATCCGATAAAGGAAAAGAATTACTGAAAGAATGGGGAATTCCAGAAACTTATGAAGGAATAGGTCATGTAGTTTTAGGATATCCTGACATGGACGCACCGGAACCGTTGCCTAGAAAAGAAGATTATATCCACTATGTGGATTAAAAAAAAGAAAATTAAAGATGAGTTATCCACTCATCTACATTTTTTCAGGTGCAGTTACACCTAAAATATCCAAAGCGTTTTTAATAGTTGTTTTAGCCCTATCAACTAAAATTAGTCTTGTATCTTCTACATCAGAACCGATTACTTGTTCAGTCTTATAGAATTTATTAAATGAACCGGCTAAATCCTGTGAGTATTGAGTAATATTGTGAACTCTCTTTTTGTTAGCACAATCTTCAACAACCTGTGGGAATTTAGCGATTTGTCTTACAAGGTCCTGTTCTGCTTCATTAGGAGTCCAATTCTCATCAACACTTAAAGAAGAGACATCTTTACCTGATTTTGCAATCAATTTGCATGCTCTTGCATGTGCATATTGAATGGATGCGCAGCCTCTTTCAAAGCTTAAAGCTTCATCCCACTTAAAGGTCAAGTGCTTTTCAGGTGACAATTTAGCAATGAAGAATCTGACAGCTCCTATACCTATTTCCTCAGCCATTGGAGCGATTTCATCTTCGGAAAGGTCAGGATTTCTTGATTTGATTTCATCATGTGCCCTGAGTACTGCTTCATCGATTAATTCATCGACAGATACAAATTTACCTTTTCTTGTAGACATTGAACCTTCCGGAAGTGTAATGAATTCATAAAATATTACTTCAGGAGGACTTTGTCTGAATATCTCTTCAAATATTATTTTGATTTGTTTGGCAGCCAATTTATGGTCTGAACCTAAAATATCCAGTACAGTATCACCTAAAGTAGCTTTGTATTTATGATAAGCCAAATCCCTTGTAGAATAAAGTGAAGTACCATTTGATCTTCTTAAAACAAACTCTTTTTCAATATTGAAATCAGTCAAATCAATATATAAAACATCACTTTCTCTTGTAAATCCTTCTTTTTGAATATATGCAACCAAATCATCGACTTCGCCGTTTCTTATGAATTGTCCTTCCCAAACAAAGTCATCATGGACAATATTCATTCTTGAAAGGGATTCTTTCATTCCGGAAATACATTTTGAAACAACATCTTCAAAGACCTTATTTAATTCCTCATCTTCACCTTGTTCGTATTTCTGGATTAATTCATCGACTTTAGCGTTTAGTGCTTCATCCTCTTCTACGGCCTTATTGGCATCAAAGTATAATTTTCCTATTTTGTGGTCAATTTTTTCTCCTTCATAATCTTCAATCTTAAGACCACATTCTGTAATACCGCATACGATTATTGCAATTTGTCTTCCCATATCATTTACATAGTATTGGGTTATTACATCCCTTCCGGCTAATTTTAACAATCTAGCAAGGGAATCTCCAAAAATGGAATTTCTGATATGCCCTATATGTAAAGGACCGTTAGGATTAGCTGAAGTGTGTTCCAATACAATCTTTTCACCATATTCCGGAAGCTGTCCATAATTTTCATCGACCTTTTCCAATAATAACTTTGAAAATTTGGAATAGTCAATGAAAAAATTAACGTAAGGACCGAAATTTTGAACTTTAGTGAAAATTTCCGGAACCTCTATTTTTTCAACCAAATCTGCAGCAACTTCAGGAGGTGAAGTTCTTAATTTTTTAGTAAGTGCAAAAGCAATTGTACTTGCCAAGTCCCCTAAATTAGGATTAGGCGGAAATTCCAATTTAAAATTTCTATCAATTTCTACATCATATTGATCTAGTGCCTTATTAATTGCATCAATAGCTTGTTTTTCAATCTCAAAATACATTAACTCACCTTATAATAATCATAAACCCCTTAACCAAAGGGAAAGATAACCAATTTTTGGAATTACGACCAAATTGTCACCAATCGTTACAACCTTTGATTGGATTTGGTTTGGCGATACATAATACGGATCGGGAGCATTATTATTATCCCCCTTAATCAGATACATCGTACTTCCATTAACATTTACAATATCAATAACTCTATGAATTACCGGTTGATTATACCATTTTGCATCATAAACGACAACATCACCTTTCTGGATGTCATTAACATTGAACTCCTGTATACCGAGGAAACTTGCCTTTTGAACCATTACAATATCCCCCCTATAAAATGCAGGTTCCATACTTCCTGAAACAACCACATTTAAATGTTGCGCAGCAATTAAGACAATTATCAATATTACTGCATATGATGCAATCTCTTTTAAATCTACCACATTAACACCCTATTAATTTTATTTGAATGCAACTCTTAATGCATTGTCAATCGCTTGAGAAGTTTTTTCTATATCCTCCATGCTGTGAGCACTTGAAATAAAATTACATTCAAATTGGCTAGGAGGTATGAAAACACCTTCTTTCAATAATTCTCTGAAGTATACTAAAAACCTGTCACTGTCTGAGGCTTTAGCATCTTCATAGTTATAAACATCATTTTCATTGAAATAAATCTGAAACATTGAAGCCAAACCAACCGGCTGAATATTCAAATCCTTGTCTTCAACAGTCGCTCTGATTTCACTTCTGAGGAAGTTTCCTTTACTTTCCAAGTCCTTATAAAACTTGTCATCTAACTGGGACATGGTAGAAAGTCCTGCCTGAACAGAAATCGGATTTCCGGAAAATGTTCCTGCCTGATAAACCGGTCCTTGAGGTGCAATCAATTCCATTATTTCTCTTTTACCGCAGAATGCACCCATTGGAAGCCCACCACCAACAATCTTACCAAGTGTTGTCAAATCAGGAGTGACTCCATAGTATTGTTGAGCTCCACCTTTTGAAGCTCTAAAACCGGTGATTACTTCATCAAATATTAAAACAATTCCATTTTCTTCAGTTATTTTTCTTATAAACTCCAAAAATCCAGGTTTTGGTTCAATACAGCCAACATTACCCATTACAACTTCCATTATAATACAGGCAATATTTTCTCCCTCTTTTTCAATCAAATCAGTTAAAGCTTCTTCATCATTAAATGGAACAGACAAAGTATTTTTAGTAGTGTCTGCAGGTATTCCTGGAGAGTCAGGCAAGGTTGCAGCACCAGACCCGCCTTTAACTAAAACGTAATCATGTGCCCCGTGATATGCGCCTTCAAACTTAACTATTTTATCCCTTTTGGTAAAACCTCTTGCAAGCCTTATCGCACTCATTGTTGCTTCAGTTCCACTATTACAAAATCTTACCATTTCAGCAGATGGAATTCTAGAAACAACCTCTTTTGCAAGTTTGATTTCATTTTCAGTCGGTGCACCATAGGCACTTCCGACAGTCAATTGATTTGAAACTTCCCTTACGACTTTTGGATTTGCATGTCCTAAAATCAAAGGACCGTATGCCAAACAATAATCAATATAGGTTTTTTCGTCTACATCAGTTATTTTACATCCGCCAGCGCTTTTAACAAAAAACGGATATGGTTTAAAAGCACGTACAGGAGAATTTACTCCTCCGGGAAAATAATTTTTAGATTCATTGAACAGTTCTTCAGAATACATTTTATCACACTACAAATGTTGAATTAAGGAATTTACACATGCTACAGCAATAGGAGTACCGCCTTTAGGGCCTTCAACTACAATATTTGGAATATTTGAATTTTTTAAAGCTTCTTTAGAATCAGCAGCTCCCACAAAACCTACAGGAACTCCAACAATAGCTTTAAGATTCATTTCGCCTTTTTGATATAAATCCATAGCTTCAAAAACAGCAGTTGGAGCATTACCAGAAACAACAATGCCTTCGAAATCATTGGCCGCCGCATATCTCATGGCGGCTGCAGCCCTTGTGATTTGATTTTCCTTTGCAATTTTTATTACTTCCTCATTTCTGATATAACACTCAACTTCCCCATCATATCTTGTAATACCATATTTGACCATGTTTATGTCGGTTAAAATGGTTTCTTTATTTCTAAGGGAATCCATAGCTACATCTACAAAATCAGGACTAATTTTTACCAATTTTGCATATTCAGGATCAGCTGTGGAGTGAACAATCCTTTCAACAATGTCTCTTTCAGCAGGATTTAAATCTTTGACATCATCTCCAATAAGGCCACGAATAATTTCCCTACTTTTGGTAGCGATATCCATACCTTGCTTAGTTGATGCACCCATGAACATTTTGTCTGTCATAAGATAATTTTTAAATTATATATATCTTAAATATTTTGTTTTTAAAAAAAATGACATGCATTTTCAAATGCTATTAAAAAACAATGCTAAAAATTTAAATGCTTTTGGAGGTGCGAAAATTATTTTAAATTTTAAAAACAAGTCCTTGAAAAAACAGTCAATATCTATATTGCAGGAAAATCCTGCAACACACCGATTAGATATTGAAAAAAAACTTTTATATATTCAAAGTTGGAATCAGAAATCCAAAAAGGATTTTCAAACTCTATTAATATTATAATCCAAATCCTATTTAAATTTAATCATGAAGTTTATAGATTGTAGGGAGTTGTCTTTATAAGTACAACTGAACCCAAAAATAACCCGGTGAGGCTATTGAAAAACAAATCCCTATAAAATAGAAGATCCCTACAATCTAAAGGAGAATCATGGCAAGCTTCACATCAGTTTTACAAAAACCAATGTGAATACAAAAGTCAAGCACCACAAACAAATGAGGTACAAGAACATAGCAATCCAATACTTAGAAAGTACACTCACAATGACTCCCCCTATGGAATATATAAAAGTTGCCAGTAGACTTTTCATCAAAGGAAAACCTCCAAATCCAAGTCACGGCAACACCATGAAAAATCACAATATCACCTCCTGGACTTAAAGAGTTACAGTTTACACATAATTATAAAAATAAATCCATATAAACCTTTATTTTTTAAAAATATACTGCAATAATGCTTTAACAATGTAAAATTGCCTTGAAAATTTGGAAAATGATATGCGGAAAAAGAGAAAACCAAGTGATGTAGGTAATGATTAAAAGCAAAACATGATGAATTATTTAACTAGTTTAATATGCAACATATTATAATATCAACCATATTAGACATTAACAGTGAGCATTGTAACTTTTGATGTCAATTGAAAATTGGGATATATATCGAGAAGTGAAATTATCTTGAAAATTGAAAATAGAAATCGTTAATGTCTAAAAATAATAGTACATCAATTATTTTTCACTAGCTGACAAACCTGCCAGATAACCTGTCGAAAAGGCAATTTTCAGATTATAGCCACCGGTCGGACCGTGAACATCCAAAACCTCACCTGCAAAATAAAGACCAGGTGTCAATGTTGATTCCATCGTTTTCGGATTGACATACTTTAAATCAACACCACCGACAGTCACTTTAGCCAGATTATCGTTGAAACCAATGATTTTAAAAGTGAATCTTTTCAGGTTTTCAACCAATCTGTTTTTGCTTTTCTTGTTGATTCTGGATAATTGAACTTCGCCATCCAAATCAATTTCACTTAAAAAGAAGTCGATGAAACTGTTTGTCAAAAACAATTTCAGATAATTCTTAAGCATTGTCTTTCCCTTGGACTGGAAATCTGATGTGAAACTCTTAAAAAGCTCTTCACGACCATATTCTGGGCATAAATCAATAGCTATCTCCAAATCCACTTCAGGGTCATTCTCCAACAGGTTATGACTTATACCTTCAGATATCTCATTGCTTAAGTTTATAATTCCCGGACCAGTCAAACCGACATGTGAAAAGAGTACATTTCCCCTTACCCTGCTTTTCTTATAACTTATAACAACATCATTTAGAGTTATGCCGGCAATGTCTGACAAATCCTTTTCGGTAATTAACGGTGAAAGCCCATATTTGATGTCAGTCAATGGCTGTGAAGTCAAAGAGTAATTTTTTATATTGCAACCGGTCTGCGGATAGGTTACACCGCCGGTAGCGATTATAATCTTATCTGCTTTTATCTCATCATTAATAATAAAGTCTTCAGTTATCGTTTTTACTTCAAAGTTATAACTTATAACTACATTATCCA of the uncultured Methanobrevibacter sp. genome contains:
- a CDS encoding signal peptidase I translates to MVDLKEIASYAVILIIVLIAAQHLNVVVSGSMEPAFYRGDIVMVQKASFLGIQEFNVNDIQKGDVVVYDAKWYNQPVIHRVIDIVNVNGSTMYLIKGDNNNAPDPYYVSPNQIQSKVVTIGDNLVVIPKIGYLSLWLRGL
- the hemL gene encoding glutamate-1-semialdehyde 2,1-aminomutase; the encoded protein is MYSEELFNESKNYFPGGVNSPVRAFKPYPFFVKSAGGCKITDVDEKTYIDYCLAYGPLILGHANPKVVREVSNQLTVGSAYGAPTENEIKLAKEVVSRIPSAEMVRFCNSGTEATMSAIRLARGFTKRDKIVKFEGAYHGAHDYVLVKGGSGAATLPDSPGIPADTTKNTLSVPFNDEEALTDLIEKEGENIACIIMEVVMGNVGCIEPKPGFLEFIRKITEENGIVLIFDEVITGFRASKGGAQQYYGVTPDLTTLGKIVGGGLPMGAFCGKREIMELIAPQGPVYQAGTFSGNPISVQAGLSTMSQLDDKFYKDLESKGNFLRSEIRATVEDKDLNIQPVGLASMFQIYFNENDVYNYEDAKASDSDRFLVYFRELLKEGVFIPPSQFECNFISSAHSMEDIEKTSQAIDNALRVAFK
- a CDS encoding aminoacetone oxidase family FAD-binding enzyme is translated as MKEYDIAVIGGGPAGMMAAIAASQNSSSVILLEKNPSLGRKLLLTGGGRCNITNNKPIKQLLNSFNNKNFLKHSFYTFTNEDLFSLFDFEFIQEDNNRVFPKSEKSSDVLDGLIKKLDNVVISYNFEVKTITEDFIINDEIKADKIIIATGGVTYPQTGCNIKNYSLTSQPLTDIKYGLSPLITEKDLSDIAGITLNDVVISYKKSRVRGNVLFSHVGLTGPGIINLSNEISEGISHNLLENDPEVDLEIAIDLCPEYGREELFKSFTSDFQSKGKTMLKNYLKLFLTNSFIDFFLSEIDLDGEVQLSRINKKSKNRLVENLKRFTFKIIGFNDNLAKVTVGGVDLKYVNPKTMESTLTPGLYFAGEVLDVHGPTGGYNLKIAFSTGYLAGLSASEK
- a CDS encoding helix-turn-helix domain-containing protein, whose amino-acid sequence is MKCVNQGLKVRLYPDEDMMIKINQNIGNSRFTWNKLLEYYQKTYKLFKFHGYSKLKCNMTTFNTMLNMLKKEHD
- the argS gene encoding arginine--tRNA ligase, which gives rise to MYFEIEKQAIDAINKALDQYDVEIDRNFKLEFPPNPNLGDLASTIAFALTKKLRTSPPEVAADLVEKIEVPEIFTKVQNFGPYVNFFIDYSKFSKLLLEKVDENYGQLPEYGEKIVLEHTSANPNGPLHIGHIRNSIFGDSLARLLKLAGRDVITQYYVNDMGRQIAIIVCGITECGLKIEDYEGEKIDHKIGKLYFDANKAVEEDEALNAKVDELIQKYEQGEDEELNKVFEDVVSKCISGMKESLSRMNIVHDDFVWEGQFIRNGEVDDLVAYIQKEGFTRESDVLYIDLTDFNIEKEFVLRRSNGTSLYSTRDLAYHKYKATLGDTVLDILGSDHKLAAKQIKIIFEEIFRQSPPEVIFYEFITLPEGSMSTRKGKFVSVDELIDEAVLRAHDEIKSRNPDLSEDEIAPMAEEIGIGAVRFFIAKLSPEKHLTFKWDEALSFERGCASIQYAHARACKLIAKSGKDVSSLSVDENWTPNEAEQDLVRQIAKFPQVVEDCANKKRVHNITQYSQDLAGSFNKFYKTEQVIGSDVEDTRLILVDRAKTTIKNALDILGVTAPEKM
- a CDS encoding nitroreductase, whose protein sequence is MKFIPNLKENLKTRRSIRKFKDEQITDEELKTILEAGTYAPTGQGLQSPKIVVIQNPETIKEFSAWNRSYFPIDVPEDMDPFYGVKTLLIVLADSERPTYVEDGSSVLAVLVNAAHAVGVGSCWIHRAREEFASDKGKELLKEWGIPETYEGIGHVVLGYPDMDAPEPLPRKEDYIHYVD
- a CDS encoding cobalt-precorrin-8 methylmutase → MTDKMFMGASTKQGMDIATKSREIIRGLIGDDVKDLNPAERDIVERIVHSTADPEYAKLVKISPDFVDVAMDSLRNKETILTDINMVKYGITRYDGEVECYIRNEEVIKIAKENQITRAAAAMRYAAANDFEGIVVSGNAPTAVFEAMDLYQKGEMNLKAIVGVPVGFVGAADSKEALKNSNIPNIVVEGPKGGTPIAVACVNSLIQHL